The sequence agtgaaaagctagtccatgccggaatctcaaggcatcaagacatgaagaggaagatccagtccaagctagaagcaatagctcaccctgaaatctggcttgatgaagactggctagagttgcggttgagttgaagacgatggcacgtttgctgcattccacaattaacaaagaaaaacaaatacaagtaggggtcagtacaaggcacaagtactgagtaggtatcatcggccaactcaaaatagaaaacagtatatatcagataataacataaaatcaactaatattcttaacaNNNNNNNNNNNNNNNNNNNNNNNNNNNNNNNNNNNNNNNNNNNNNNNNNNNNNNNNNNNNNNNNNNNNNNNNNNNNNNNNNNNNNNNNNNNNNNNNNNNNNNNNNNNNNNNNNNNNNNNNNNNNNNNNNNNNNNNNNNNNNNNNNNNNNNNNNNNNNNNNNNNNNNNNNNNNNNNNNNNNNNNNNNNNNNNNNNNNNNNNNNNNNNNNNNNNNNNNNNNNNNNNNNNNNNNNNNNNNNNNNNNNNNNNNNNNNNNNNNNNNNNNNNNNNNNNNNNNNNNNNNNNNNNNNNNNNNNNNNNNNNNNNNNNNNNNNNNNNNNNNNNNNNNNNNNNNNNNNNNNNNNNNNNNNNNNNNNNNNNNNNNNNNNNNNNNNNNNNNNNNNNNNNNNNNNNNNNNNNNNNNNNNNNNNNNNNNNNNNNNNNNNNNNNNNNNNNNNNNNNNNNNNNNNNNNNNNNNNNNNNNNNNNNNNNNNNNNNNNNNNNNNNNNNNNNNNNNNNNNNNNNNNNNNNNNNNNNNNNNNNNNNNNNNNNNNNNNNNNNNNNNNNNNNNNNNNNNNNNNNNNNNNNNNNNNNNNNNNNNNNNNNNNNNNNNNNNNNNNNNNNNNNNNNNNNNNNNNNNNNNNNNNNNNNNNNNNNNNNNNNNNNNNNNNNNNNNNNNNNNNNNNNNNNNNNNNNNNNNNNNNNNNNNNNNNNNNNNNNNNNNNNNNNNNNNNNNNNNNNNNNNNNNNNNNNNNNNNNNNNNNNNNNNNNNNNNNNNNNNNNNNNNNNNNNNNNNNNNNNNNNNNNNNNNNNNNNNNNNNNNNNNNNNNNNNNNNNNNNNNNNNNNNNNNNNNNNNNNNNNNNNNNNNNNNNNNNNNNNNNNNNNNNNNNNNNNNNNNNNNNNNNNNNNNNNNNNNNNNNNNNNNNNNNNNNNNNNNNNNNNNNNNNNNNNNNNNNNNNNNNNNNNNNNNNNNNNNNNNNNNNNNNNNNNNNNNNNNNNNNNNNNNNNNNNNNNNNNNNNNNNNNNNNNNNNNNNNNNNNNNNNNNNNNNNNNNNNNNNNNNNNNNNNNNNNNNNNNNNNNNNNNNNNNNNNNNNNNNNNNNNNNNNNNNNNNNNNNNNNNNNNNNNNNNNNNNNNNNNNNNNNNNNNNNNNNNNNNNNNNNNNNNNNNNNNNNNNNNNNNNNNNNNNNNNNNNNNNNNNNNNNNNNNNNNNNNNNNNNNNNNNNNNNNNNNNNNNNNNNNNNNNNNNNNNNNNNNNNNNNNNNNNNNNNNNNNNNNNNNNNNNNNNNNNNNNNNNNNNNNNNNNNNNNNNNNNNNNNNNNNNNNNNNNNNNNNNNNNNNNNNNNNNNNNNNNNNNNNNNNNNNNNNNNNNNNNNNNNNNNNNNNNNNNNNNNNNNNNNNNNNNNNNNNNNNNNNNNNNNNNNNNNNNNNNNNNNNNNNNNNNNNNNNNNNNNNNNNtgcctgcgacggtccgtcctgccatttcgtcgcgaagttcagagagtcgatctcagtacccaattttctaaattctaagtgttttggaacgagaccccctcgacggtccgtcgtgcccatgacggtccgtcgtgggatccgtcgatccTGACAGTTTTTCCCAGAATAACTCTaatgctcaaaacgactaaacaggtcgttacaatcttgatcttgactttctagttgaattaaaggactttgaacttgatcttgaatccgatggtcttgatcttgattgttcttaaacttgatcttggacttgattTTTATCtcgacttgaactttatcttgatcttgaattttGAGTTGAATTCAATACGGGTATGTAATGATCCTAGTTATTCCTCGGTGACTTCTCAAAAGAAGCTTTTGTAACTCATTCTATAGTTCTATCCGATGTTTGATATCTCAATTCTAAGCAGCCAcgtgtatatgaaaattttctcatatatatatatatatatatatatatatatggataaaAAAGTTGTGATGTGGCACTTTCAATGGCAAAacatcttatttatttatttattgtggttttttttgaaattttcttcaattattttattttataaaatcatctTTATAATTCATGCCTttacaattatataaattcaaatcttAATCAATTTAACAATATAGATAACTCCTaaccttttaataatatatataactccTAACCCTTCAtatttataaacttcaaattatttaatatacaaatttataaCTCGTATATATTACACCTATAAAAATCTACTTTGATACATGTataataatcattttatttttatttttcttattcttcaattttgtcTCTTTGATTggttaagtttttatttttttttgtctttttttatttgattttgcaGAAGATGGATGCATAATGAAAATGTAAGATATTTTGCATAGTTTGATTTGCAAGGTAAAATAATTTGACATGTCTAGTACTTATAACTAtcacttttttctattttaagtatacatttaatattatttttttggattctTAATGATACaagttatgaattttttatagaaaaaaattattattttttctcttttgcttTTCTCTTTGTagtttcttgagatttttctttacttattcttgaaaaattaaattttgttgtgTTGAAAACGTGATCCTTCTTTCCCCTTCAAAtcatatgtaaatatttttatttgattagttaactatatttttatgtccttttattgttgttattgtaagGATTATTTATAATTCTCCAGTCAAACCTTCAATGCACTAAGacataattgattttttatcaacataattagttaattggataaaccatcaatatatcttatttttattaatttgatattcaaTTTTGTCCAATAATATCTTCTTCCTCACTAACTATAAAATTGTCATACAAAtacataacaaatataaaaaaattatatctcaaATGTCAATATAAAGTATAATAAAAGTACTAAATATTAAACACAAACAATGTTATATAGAGAGAATAAAAGATCCTcaattgaaatatgaaaaaactacagttcaattaaaaaagatttattattatattaataatatgagtcattaaaaaacaacataatattatattaatttttgaaaaacaatatgatcaaactaattatttttcttatatagaTAAGAATCAAATAGACCAATTCCTCTTATAATTTCGTATATCACAATTACATTACAATAATgcgataaaaatatataattttatctctACATTCTTAATTATACTTTagttatatatagaaattatttcTAAGCCATTGAgaatttatcaacaaaaaatcaaatattttttattttattttataacatcCGCAACATTACTTTTTTTTGacaacttcaaaatattttctgttTCTTTTGATTAACTTTTTTATTCTCTGAccctttttaaaatttgtttctaattatatatatatatatatataNNNNNNNNNNNNNNNNNNNNNNNNNNNNNNNNNNNNNNNNNNNNNNNNNNNNNNNNNNNNNNNNNNNNNNNNNNNNNNNNNNNNNNNNNNNNNNNNNNNNNNNNNNNNNNNNNNNNNNNNNNNNNNNNNNNNNNNNNNNNNNNNNNNNNNNNNNNNNNNNNNNNNNNNNNNNNNNNNNNNNNNNNNNNNNNNNNNNNNNNNNNNNNNNNNNNNNNNNNNNNNNNNNNNNNNNNNNNNNNNNNNNNNNNNNNNNNNNNNNNNNNNNNNNNNNNNNNNNNNNNNNNNNNNNNNNNNNNNNNNNNNNNNNNNNNNNNNNNNNNNNNNNNNNNNNNNNNtatatatatatataaaagactaATAGTAATTATTAAAAGTAGTGTTTATTAGTAGAAGCATATTTAgagacttttaattaatttgaaacttctaaaataaagtaaaaagaaaatatgtcatataataaaattaaatcaaaaaaatggtggaggattttaattaaatacaattttttattaaaaaaatatgtaatttttttttactttgtctcttatttttatatatttattttattttatcttatcatAAACTCACACCTTTTCGTCTTTCATAACCTCTATACTTAATAAATACTTATAGTAATACCTAGAACTTCCAACTTTATACCTTCATAACCCCAATTACTTAATATTCGAATTTGTGACATAAGcacatcaaaatattatttctaaccaaatatatttgtttttagcTTAATTGTCCTCTACTTTAATTTTGTAGTGCAACACCTATCGACAAAGACTACtttgtgtaattatttttacttcttataaggatgatataaaatatgatatataaaagaacaaaattgatttgatttcCCCTCTATGAAATTATAGGAGCAAGATCATTAATAAAAGTTTAGGATTAAAAACAATTCtcgaaaatattaaaatgtatttctGGATACACTTAGCGACCGaagataatcaaaattattataaagttattttaaaattttaataaaatatgaatcatgaaaaatataagaaaaattaattaagagaattCATTTTTAACGTTTCGCATAAATTAGTAAATAGCTAAAGACAAGCTAACTTGATTATGTTAAGATACGATgctaatttttattgttttttaaatagaaattagtaaaataaattaaagacaaGCTAACTTGATTTTCTTAAGATACGATGTTAATTGTTACTGTTTTCTTAGTTGAATTAAATAAGCAAAGacgaaaaaatgaataatataattaaaaaaagggagAATCGAAAAATAGcgttgaaataaatttaatgaaacGTAGAACTATAGAAGAGAATCTATTAAGGGGAAAATTAATAGggataattatttcaaatatattcatTACTTAACCATTCACCCTCCACTataattattctaaaaatttacTTAACTTTTTCTCTTACActttaattatatgaaaatattatttatcgttaataattataaatatttctattatttagaaacaatattcttttatttaccttattttaaaaaattaatccaACAAtctaattataagtttttattagatattataagattcttttaaaaatctttataacataaaacattttatcattctttcataattgctcatttattacttattttactatgtattttaacaacaatatactattttttcattgatatatcaccaaaaattaaatatcttttattttacttaataaTAAAGCATATTGCTTAATTAAGAGAACAATTCAATTGATACTCCTTTAAGATTATGTTACTAGAATcgaatattatttattaacgataaagtaaaatatttcatcagaaatatttaaaaataattttaaattatttatcaccCGCTAAAAAATTAGTTATCGaatgattatatttttcaaaactttttatgTCATGAGTGACCCCGTTGGACGATCTAATCACTAAAGTTCAAGCTTATCTAATTGGattcttcaatttcttttttaataaggAAATATCATTAGAAATTGGAATTTTTCGCAACAATTGATATAGGGAAATGCACAATAGTTATATGTTTGATAAGTACAAGTTATATGTTGTTTTTTCTCGGCCTTTAGTGCATCGAGTGCTTATACGTCTTATTATAGGAttctttaaaatcaaattaaaattgataatttgaattgaaaaaaaattattgatttattgataATGGTGTTATTGATTTACCAGTTGCAGTAAtggttttgattttcttttattatcgAGTTATTGATTCTTAACGttttgaagttttttcttaAGGAGTTAACATCCGGTAGtaaattaagtcattatatttgtaccattttatatataaaattcttgACTTAGAGTTCagttttatacttttatttgagGCTGTCTCAAACTTTCGTTTATTCTCCAACGTGACAATGTTTACTAATGAGTAAAATGCATTCTGGCAAGTCATGTGCATTGTTCATTTCGTTTGTCACCTTGTTTTTGAgtgatttattatgattttttttgtgtcaaatctTAATGATTAAATCAATAACAATCAATAACtgataaattaataactaataaattaacATCTTAACAATTTATCATGTTTACAAATTGATAATTAATATCATGTTTACaaattgataattaataaattgtactaactatttttaaaatcgAATCAAACCGACCGATAGTATAGCGGATATTTCAACATTAATTTTATGTCCATTTTCATACGGCCGGCGTGCAACAAccttttatttgtgaattgtctGCATGAATTGACCCTTTCAAACATAACAActaatttgtttaattcataACCAAAATTCCCAAGTAGTGGTTACCCATTAATGTACTTATtattgaacaaaaataaaaacaataagatgtaatttatttaagtatatttttttattaaaaaaataataataatgatgtaCGTATGGACATTGACTTATCTAAGTATTCATGTATTCATGAGTTAgatttgaattgattatgagataaaatcaaaactaaatcaatttaattgattttaaaattaataaaaaacaaatcatattaataataatgcatgtttatgatttggttattatcgatttaaatttgatttagtttgCTTATTCTAGTTATTAATCATATACGAAAATCAAAGAAACGATTtatttaaaagaagaaaaaagaaagcttttttttttgaaacccCAGGAGATGTAAATTGTACTAAGCAAACCCTATGTGACAGGCTCGATTCAGGGTCATTCATGCGAATAATAACCCTCCAAATCAATTAAGTCATCtcgaaaaactaaaaaaaaaaacatttcattcataaggaaatgaattgtatttgtatcattttcgatcttgaaatttttatatgagAATTCCAATTATATTTAACTTTCTACTTATATTGTTAGTTAATTCAATGTACTAAATAACATAAACTTACCAAATAATGCATAAGCTACCCATATAATTGCACAAATTAAAGGTGCATCATACCACTATTTTTCATTGGAGTGTTGCAATTATTTTAGAACAAAAAGTTggttcacaaaaaaaaaacaatatattatgaaTACAATTTGACAGTTCGATTCggttactttttttatttattttaataaaatcaaattaaaattgattttgattcaattttctatttgaattgttttttacCCAATGGACACCACTTACTTCAAagacaaagttaaaattttcaattaagaggttcaaaatttgtagaaatagacacatgaagaagttgaaggagattcaacatctattatatatatatatatatatatatatataattattttaactatgcctagataatataattttccgtcAAAGAAATTCGGATGAATTCCTTTCTTACAAGGTGGCTCCGCCCCTGGTTGACTTGGTTATGACTGTTGAAACTTATAGAGAGATGAAAAAAAGTAAACgaaaaatgtatatgtatagtaTATCACGCATGAGATtaacttcaaatcttgaatcCGCGCTCTAACAAATTTGGCAAAAGAATATACCATTGGacatgtttaaaaataaaaatattggaaATTCTCAACCTTGAAAAGCCAACGAATAAAACGGTTTTCTATTATATTAGAAACCTCAAAGCCCCCGCCAAGAAAAACCAAAGGGTGAAAAGAAACAGAGAGTGTCAAtcattttctccatcaatcttcctctcttcttttttttttttttcctttgaatcCCAAatcaaagggaaaaaaaaatatcaataccCCTTTTCCCCtgtttattttcttcttattttttttcaaatataatataatatgggTTGTGGGGAATCAAAGCACGCAGTTGCAACGGCGAATGCCACCATTCCTAAGAACAAGAGATCATTGAGTTCTAAATCTGAATCCAGAAAGGGTGAAAATATCGTAAAATCTGAAAATGGGGAAAAAATGGAGGAGTTGATTGCACCGAAAGTGGTGGCTGtggaaaaagagaaagaagaggaaGTTGTAGAGCCCAAGAATGAAACGATCCCTGTTGCTGCTGTAGAGacgaagaagaataaaaatgatGAAACAACTGCCCCTGTTTCTGTGGTAGAGAAGAAGAATACAACTCCGGTTGCTGTTGTAGAGAAGAAGAACGAAAATGAGGAAATAGCCCCTGTTTCTGTTGTAGAGAAGGAAAGTGCAATCGATGAAACAATTCCGGTTTCTGTCGTagagaagaagaatgaaaatgagGAAACAACAGCCCCTGAttctgttgttgctgttgtggAGAAGAAAGAATCTGTTGAAGA comes from Solanum pennellii chromosome 1, SPENNV200 and encodes:
- the LOC107027858 gene encoding probable serine/threonine-protein kinase kinX, which translates into the protein MGCGESKHAVATANATIPKNKRSLSSKSESRKGENIVKSENGEKMEELIAPKVVAVEKEKEEEVVEPKNETIPVAAVETKKNKNDETTAPVSVVEKKNTTPVAVVEKKNENEEIAPVSVVEKESAIDETIPVSVVEKKNENEETTAPDSVVAVVEKKESVEEIKAEEKTEIIKPIEEVKEKAEEKEEVIAVSEATDAAKPETVKDDDKPETEEKPKEENATETSATTD